Sequence from the uncultured Bacteroides sp. genome:
TGGCAGATTTCCCACACTACCCGCAATAACCACAAAGCATTCATTCTCAATAGCTCGGGCCTGAGCACAAATTCTTACGCGTGAATATCCGTTTTGTGTGTCAGTAAGGAAAGGAACGAAAAGTATCTGCATTCCTTGATCGGCCATTATACGGGTTAGTTCCGGGTATTCCACATCGTAACAAATCAATATCCCTATCTTCGCACAATCAGTATCAAAGGTTTTAATTACTCTTCCTCCGGAAAGTCCCCAGCTTTTGGTTTCATCGGGAGTAACATGGATTTTTTCGTAAGTATCAAAGGTGCCATCTCTGCGGCAAAGAAATCCCACATTATAGAGGTCGTCGCCACGAAGTTGCGGCATACTTCCGGTAATGATATTAATGTTGTAACTGATGGCCAGATTTATGAAGCGCTTGCGTATCTCGTTGGTATATTTGGCAAGCTCACGAATGGCCTGAGATTCTCCCAGATGATTGAACTTTGCCATCAATGGTGCATTGAAATACTCGGGGAAAAGTACAAAATCACTTTTATAATCAGATACCGCATCCACAAAGAATTCCACTTGTTCAAATACATCGTCAATTGTGTTATAGGAGCGCATCTGCCATTGAACCAGCCCTAGTCTGATCGTTGTTTTCTGAGGAATAAACTCTTGCGTGGGTGGCTGATAGTATATGTTATCCCATTGCAAAAGGCATGCAAAGTGACGTGATTCCTCGTCGTTAGGCAAGTAATTAGTCATCACCTTACGCACATGAAAGTCGTTGGACAGCTGAAAGGTAAGCACAGGATCGAAAATCTCTTTCTTACTCACTTTATGAATATACTCTTTAGGGCGAATATCTTCAGCGTACTTATGATAATTGGGTATCCTGCCGCCAAACATGATTGCTTTGAGATTTAGTGTCTCACAAAGTTCCTTTCGGTAATCATACATTCTTCTTGCCAGTCTGAGCCCACGATATTCAGGATGAATAAAGACTTCTATTCCGTACAAGATGTTTCCGTTAGGATTGTGCGTATTGAAAGTTTCCTGCCCCGTAACAGAAGCATAAGTGTGATCGTTTTTCACCATGTCATAATCAACAATGATTGAAAAGGCACACCCCACTATTTTATTGTCTACAACCGCCACAATTTGACCTTCAGGAAATATTGTGATTAACTTTTCTATTTGTTCGTGCGACCAGAAGACATCGCTTCCATCTGAATAGGTTCTGGTAAATGATTGTGAGAGTTGGGCATAATCGTCCAGCTGCAGAGAACGTATTTTTACTTTGCTTATTTTATGCATTGGTTCCATAACTGCTCCATTTTGATTAATCTAGTAGTAACAAAGGTAAAGGATTTTTCTGAAATCCATTCAACAATGGATAAAAATATATAAGGAATAAACGGACAATTAAACCTGAATTAAACCAGCATCATTCAGTAATAAATAATTCTCAAAAGATTATTCTCTCAACGGAACATGAAGCAGAAACCAAAAAACGAGTATATTTGTCATCTATAACTATTCACAGTTTGATCAGCATAATATTATTAAACGCTATGAAACATATATTTCGTCCATTTCTATTGTTTATTTGTTTTGAGTCGACTCTTTATTCTACAGCTTTTGCCGGTAATTACTCTTTAATTTCACAAGGAAAATCTACATCGTTATACCTGAATAGAAGCGAGAATACCGTGGTTCAAACAGCTACGAATCTGTTTATCTCTGACATGACAGAAGTGTCGGGTAATAAACCGACAGAGATTAGTACGCTTGATAATGCTTCTATTATTGTAGCAACATTAGGAAAATCAAAGGAGATTGACCAATGGCTCAGGAAGAATAATGTTTCGGCAAAAGAGATTGTGAATCAATGGGAAGCGTTTAAAATTCAGGTTGTTCAGCGGAATGACAGTCCTTGCCTGGTGGTACTGGGAAGCAATGCTCGTGGTACGGCTTACGGTGTGCTGGAATTATCGCGCATTATTGGTGTTTCGCCTTGGTGTTGGTGGGCTGATGCTACACCTTCTAAAAAGAATACGCTTACTCTTCCCGAAGGATACGTAAATGTGCAACAACCGTCTGTTCAATATCGGGGTATATTCCTGAATGACGAGGATTGGGGACTGATGCCGTGGAGTTCTAAAAACTTTGAGCAGACTGCCGTAAAAGGACAGATTGGCCCTAAGACCTATGCGAAGATCTTTGAATTGCTGCTCCGTTTGCGTGCTAATACTATCTGGCCGGCCATGCATGAGTGTACTGTTCCGTTCTATTTTGTGAATGGTACGAAAGAGATGGCCGATAAATACGGTATTGTAATGGCTACTTCCCACTGCGAACCGCTTATGAGAAACAGTGCCGGAGAATGGGATGTAAAGAAGTATGGTGAATATAATTACCTGACTAATAAAGAAGCTATCACTTCTTACTGGACAGAAAGATTGAAGAACGTTGGTCAGTCGGAAAATATCTATACCATTGGAATGAGAGGCGTTCACGACGGACAGATGCAGGGGGTAAAAACGCTGGAAGAGCACACCACTGCACTGACTAATGTGTTTAAAGACCAGCGTGAGCTGTTGGCTAAGTATGTTAATCCCGATGTAACTAAGGTTCCTCAGGTATTTGTGCCATACAAAGAGGTCCTCAATGTATATAATAACGGACTAAAGGTACCAGATGATGTTACGTTAATGTGGTGTGACGACAATTACGGTTACATCACCCGCCTGAGCAATGAGCAGGAACGAAAAAGGAAAGGTGGCGCAGGTGTATATTACCACATTTCTTACTGGGGACGTCCTCACGATTATCTTTGGCTTTGCAGCACTCAGCCGTCTTTGATTTATACAGAGATGAAGCGCGCCTGGGATTACGGGGCTCGCAAACTATGGATCCTAAATGTGGGCGACATCAAACCTGCTGAATATGATATTGAATTCTTTATGGACTTAGCATGGAGCGTAAATGGTGTTCAACCTAATACGATTTCTCAGCATTTAGATAACTGGCTTACCCGTGAATTTGGCAATGAAGTCGGGCAAGAACTCACACCGCTGATGAATAAATATTATCAGTTGGCCGATATCCGTAAACCGGAATTCATGGGATGGAGTCGTGTGGAGGAAGCTTCTGTGAAAGGAGGAAAGACTCCTGTGATTGATTCTGAATTTAATCCGTTTGCTTTTGGTGATGAGCTTCAAAAACGTGCTAATGAATATGCGACCCTCTCAGAAAGAGTGAAAGAGATTGCAAAGAAAATACCCGCAGAACAACAAGATGTCTACTTTGAGCTAGTGCAATACCCTGTTTGTGGAGCAGCGGCAATGAATCAGAAACATTTATATGCTCAGAAAGCACGCTTATTTGCAAAGTATAACTTGCTGGTAGCTAATGAATATTCTTTCCTGAGCGACCATGCTTACAATGAGATTGTCGGACTGACACAGACTTATAATCACGATATTCAGAAAGCTAAATGGAATGGAATGATGGACATGAAGCCACGTCAACTTCCTGTATTCCAATATCCGTCATTGCCAGAGAAAGTTACCCCTCAGCAAGAGGCTTCGGCGTTGGTTTGGATTGAGGGAGATAGTATTCCATTGCAATCAAAGCATGAGGCTAATCTTATATCACTGGTTCGCGGTGCCGGGAACCAGACTTTCATTTCACTATTCAGTAGAAGTAACAAACCTATTGAATGGAAAGTTGAGAAGGCTCCTTCATGGTTAAAAATAGAAGAGCAGGACAACGGAATGCGATTTGAAAATAGACTGATTATTAGGGCTGATCTGGCAAAAGTGAATAGAGATTGTCAGGATGAGCTTTTGCTGTCTGTTGATGGAGAAAAGTATCCGTTTAATATTCAGGCAAAGAATCTCGCTCCTGGTATTATGACCGAGGCAAACGGAATGATTGCATGGAATGCGGCGGATTATAAATCAGCAACAAAGGGAACTCAGGTTATTGAAGGTTTGGGGCATAGCACAAAAGCGGTTTCTCTTCCTAAATATGGAGAGCTGACTTATGAAGTTTATACCACAACTTCGGGTGAAGCTGCCATTAGAATTGCATTGATTCCTAATCATCCGGTAAATGGTGGAAGTATCCGTTATTCCGTTTCTGTGGATAATGAAAAACCTCAGGTGGTGGCTTATGAAACCGGATTCCGTAGTGAGCCATGGAAAATTAATGTTTTGAGAAATCAATCACTGAACACCACTCTTCATAAAATAAACATTCCGGGAAAGCACACCATTCGTATCAGTGCACTCGATCCGGAAGTTATTGTTGATCAGCTTATGCTGGATTTTAATAAGGACAGAAAGTTCTATAAAATTCCGATAGAATCGTCAAATAATGAATAGAATAGAATAAACAACATAAATAATAATATAATCGTTGCCCAATACCAGTAATGTTTTGTCCAGGTAATATTGTAGCCAAGGCATGACAGAAACAGAACTATAGCTGCTATTGGAAATAATCTTATTTCATAAATAAACATTACTAGTGGTAATTCTCTACTGCCATCAGGATAAAATGGTCCGATAAAATAGAAATAAAAAGAAAACAACAGGATAGAAAGAATTAATCCTTTTATAAATAGCACTAACGGATTGCTTTTAACTATTGGTTCATCATCTTCCTTTTTAGAAAAAGCAGGATAGATCACGAATACTACTATGGGTATTATATTTATAATGCCGATAATTATAAGAATACTATTCTCTAACATATTATTATACTCCCATCGGTATTTTCAGCAAATACCAAATAACAAATAATGCTGTCCATGCCAACAGTATGTAAACCGAATAACGCCAGGTATATTTAAGCAGAGAAACATAATTTGCTTGTTTATTGTATTGCTGCATATAGGCCAGAATCAATGGCATGTAGAATAGGAACGGCGTGATGGCATTTGTGGCACTGTCTCCAATGCGGAAAGCGCATTGGGTTAAATCAGGACTGATGCCCATTGCCGCCAACATCGGAACAAATATAAAGGACATGAAGGCCCATTTTGCCGTTGCTGAAACCATGATAAGGTTAATTACCGTGGTAAAAAGGATGAATAGCAATAGGGTGACAAGGCTGCTTGCCTGAATGGAAGTAAGAAGATTTGCTCCCATTATAGCCAGACATTTATCGAGATGGGAATATTCAAAGCAGGCAAACATCTGCGCAGCAAAGAAGGCGATGACAAAGTAAACGCCCAACAGTTGCATGGGTGACGACAGTCCTTTTATTACATCTGAATCCTTGCGATAACGTCCTGATGCAAAGCCGTAGATGGTTCCCATAAGTCCAATGCCAAATGAGATTAGGAACAGAGCTCCGAATATAAACGGCGACCTTGTTAGACTACCTGTGATTCCTCGCAGGATTCCCCATTTGGAAAAGGTTGCCAAAACAATGAGCAATGCATACATTGTTCCTATGGCCACCGCAATAATTAATGCACGTTTTTCTTTCCATGAGAGTGATTTATAGGTGTCATAAGGTATACTGCCGTTGTATTCTCCTAATGATGGCAAAAGGTTCTTACGGGTTATATAATAAATGACCGCTGCAATGACAAAGGTGGAGACAAACATGAAATAATAGTTGCATAGTGGTCCCACGTTTCCTTGATAAGAAGTCATAGTTGCTGCTGCTTCCTGAGTGTAACGGGCAATAAGCGGATCGAGTGTACTAAGGAATAAATTTGCACTGAATCCGCAGGCCACGGATACATAGGCCGTTACAATTCCAGCCACGGGATGCAGCTTGACCGATTGAAAAAGAGTGGCAGCTATTGGTATAAGGATAATATATCCTGCATCACCTACTATGTTGGAAACAATACCTAAAAAAATTACAAGTAGAATCACCACCTGTTTGCTGGGATGTTTTCTCAGACTTTGGCGGATGCAGGCTCCGATGAAACCGGAATGCTCGGCTACACCTACGCCAAACATGGCCACCATTACCATGCCCAATGGGGCAAAGCCGGTGAAGTTTGTCACTACATGCCGCAACAACCAGCGAATACCTTCAGCACTTAGCAGACTTTGTACGCGGATTGCTTCACCCGTTTGAGGACTAATTACGCTAAGTCCATAGATATCAAATATCCACGAAAGCATTACCACTGCTCCTGTGAGCAGTAGAAACATCGTAGCGGGGTGAGGCATTCGCAGCTTATTCTTCATCTGCTTCCAGATTATCGAGGTCTATGATACGAAGTTCCAGCGCACGGACCACAAGACGGGTGGCATTTACCCCTACCCGTTCGCCTGTAACAAACAATCGTGCTATCAGGTCGTTCTGGCGCTTTTCGAGAGATTTCACGCCGAAAGGCATACCTTTCAGATTGGCTATCATATCTTTGGTATACCCCAAGGCAAGGTGGCGGAGGAAACGTTCATCGTACTCGTCAATATCGTAGTCAATTACTGCTTCCTGGCGCAATGCATCGTTGGTGACCGACCTTTTAAAGCGGTCTACAATCTTTTCCAGAATAGGATAATTGAATACAAGTTTCTTGCCATCCATTACAGCCTGCACATCTGTCTTGGTAAGTAGTTCGCCCGTCTTCAGAATAATTCCGTCTGCCCCGGCATTCAGCACATCTACCCAGAGTTTCTCATTGAGTACTTCGCCGGTAAATATCAAAACACGGACTTCTTTGTACTTTTTACGTACGTTCTTACATATATCTACCCCAATGGTAGTGGAGCCTCCTAGTCCAAGATCCAACAACACAAGGTCGGGTACCTGAGCTTCTATGAGCGGCCAGAACTCTTTCTCGGTCAT
This genomic interval carries:
- a CDS encoding bifunctional GNAT family N-acetyltransferase/carbon-nitrogen hydrolase family protein, with translation MEPMHKISKVKIRSLQLDDYAQLSQSFTRTYSDGSDVFWSHEQIEKLITIFPEGQIVAVVDNKIVGCAFSIIVDYDMVKNDHTYASVTGQETFNTHNPNGNILYGIEVFIHPEYRGLRLARRMYDYRKELCETLNLKAIMFGGRIPNYHKYAEDIRPKEYIHKVSKKEIFDPVLTFQLSNDFHVRKVMTNYLPNDEESRHFACLLQWDNIYYQPPTQEFIPQKTTIRLGLVQWQMRSYNTIDDVFEQVEFFVDAVSDYKSDFVLFPEYFNAPLMAKFNHLGESQAIRELAKYTNEIRKRFINLAISYNINIITGSMPQLRGDDLYNVGFLCRRDGTFDTYEKIHVTPDETKSWGLSGGRVIKTFDTDCAKIGILICYDVEYPELTRIMADQGMQILFVPFLTDTQNGYSRVRICAQARAIENECFVVIAGSVGNLPRVHNMDIQYAQSGVFTPCDFAFPTDGKCAEATPNTEMILVSDVDLDLLSELHTYGSVRNLKDRRNDLYELRLKK
- a CDS encoding glycosyl hydrolase 115 family protein, which codes for MKHIFRPFLLFICFESTLYSTAFAGNYSLISQGKSTSLYLNRSENTVVQTATNLFISDMTEVSGNKPTEISTLDNASIIVATLGKSKEIDQWLRKNNVSAKEIVNQWEAFKIQVVQRNDSPCLVVLGSNARGTAYGVLELSRIIGVSPWCWWADATPSKKNTLTLPEGYVNVQQPSVQYRGIFLNDEDWGLMPWSSKNFEQTAVKGQIGPKTYAKIFELLLRLRANTIWPAMHECTVPFYFVNGTKEMADKYGIVMATSHCEPLMRNSAGEWDVKKYGEYNYLTNKEAITSYWTERLKNVGQSENIYTIGMRGVHDGQMQGVKTLEEHTTALTNVFKDQRELLAKYVNPDVTKVPQVFVPYKEVLNVYNNGLKVPDDVTLMWCDDNYGYITRLSNEQERKRKGGAGVYYHISYWGRPHDYLWLCSTQPSLIYTEMKRAWDYGARKLWILNVGDIKPAEYDIEFFMDLAWSVNGVQPNTISQHLDNWLTREFGNEVGQELTPLMNKYYQLADIRKPEFMGWSRVEEASVKGGKTPVIDSEFNPFAFGDELQKRANEYATLSERVKEIAKKIPAEQQDVYFELVQYPVCGAAAMNQKHLYAQKARLFAKYNLLVANEYSFLSDHAYNEIVGLTQTYNHDIQKAKWNGMMDMKPRQLPVFQYPSLPEKVTPQQEASALVWIEGDSIPLQSKHEANLISLVRGAGNQTFISLFSRSNKPIEWKVEKAPSWLKIEEQDNGMRFENRLIIRADLAKVNRDCQDELLLSVDGEKYPFNIQAKNLAPGIMTEANGMIAWNAADYKSATKGTQVIEGLGHSTKAVSLPKYGELTYEVYTTTSGEAAIRIALIPNHPVNGGSIRYSVSVDNEKPQVVAYETGFRSEPWKINVLRNQSLNTTLHKINIPGKHTIRISALDPEVIVDQLMLDFNKDRKFYKIPIESSNNE
- a CDS encoding AbgT family transporter — protein: MKNKLRMPHPATMFLLLTGAVVMLSWIFDIYGLSVISPQTGEAIRVQSLLSAEGIRWLLRHVVTNFTGFAPLGMVMVAMFGVGVAEHSGFIGACIRQSLRKHPSKQVVILLVIFLGIVSNIVGDAGYIILIPIAATLFQSVKLHPVAGIVTAYVSVACGFSANLFLSTLDPLIARYTQEAAATMTSYQGNVGPLCNYYFMFVSTFVIAAVIYYITRKNLLPSLGEYNGSIPYDTYKSLSWKEKRALIIAVAIGTMYALLIVLATFSKWGILRGITGSLTRSPFIFGALFLISFGIGLMGTIYGFASGRYRKDSDVIKGLSSPMQLLGVYFVIAFFAAQMFACFEYSHLDKCLAIMGANLLTSIQASSLVTLLLFILFTTVINLIMVSATAKWAFMSFIFVPMLAAMGISPDLTQCAFRIGDSATNAITPFLFYMPLILAYMQQYNKQANYVSLLKYTWRYSVYILLAWTALFVIWYLLKIPMGV
- a CDS encoding DUF5932 domain-containing protein; translated protein: MEDMQFKVIIVEDVKLELKGTEEIFRHEIPNAEVIGTAMTEKEFWPLIEAQVPDLVLLDLGLGGSTTIGVDICKNVRKKYKEVRVLIFTGEVLNEKLWVDVLNAGADGIILKTGELLTKTDVQAVMDGKKLVFNYPILEKIVDRFKRSVTNDALRQEAVIDYDIDEYDERFLRHLALGYTKDMIANLKGMPFGVKSLEKRQNDLIARLFVTGERVGVNATRLVVRALELRIIDLDNLEADEE